A genomic segment from Chitinophagales bacterium encodes:
- the yajC gene encoding preprotein translocase subunit YajC, with translation MNNIVLLQMGGEGSALPTFIFMGAILLVMYFFMIRPQSKKAKEQKAFQESLKKGDRVVTAGGIHGKVDKISDDTVTLEVDHNSRITVEKSVVSFEYSKNQNQ, from the coding sequence ATGAACAATATAGTGTTATTACAAATGGGTGGGGAAGGCAGTGCCTTGCCCACTTTTATTTTCATGGGAGCCATTCTTTTAGTCATGTATTTTTTCATGATTCGCCCTCAATCGAAAAAAGCCAAGGAGCAGAAAGCTTTTCAGGAAAGCCTAAAAAAAGGGGATAGGGTGGTTACTGCCGGTGGAATACATGGAAAAGTGGATAAGATTAGTGACGATACCGTTACTTTGGAAGTAGATCACAACAGCAGAATTACTGTGGAAAAATCTGTAGTTTCTTTTGAATACAGTAAAAACCAGAATCAATAA